The genomic stretch GAATCCAAGGCCACCGCTGTAGATCTTTAAAGGCTGGTGTACGGCAAACTCCATGGAGAAGTAAGCAACACGCTTATTATACTGCCCGTCTACTTCATAGGGTACGTTAAAAGAAGAAAAATTCATAATGGATTAATTGGTTCAGGTGGCAATAATACGGAAATTTAGAGATATATGTAAATGGTACACATTATGGTTTGTCTACCACGGCGGTGACCTCTATTTCTATCAGCAGTTCTTTATCAATAAGATTTGATACTTCTACCATCGTTGCAACGGGCTTAATATCCCTGAAAAATTCACCGTGAGCCCGGCCGGCCTCTTCCCATTGGCTGATGCTGGTAACAAACATTCTTGTACGGACAACATCTGACAGCGAGGCACCTGCCTCCAGCAGCACTTTTTCAATTTTTTTAAAAATATAAACGGTTTGCGCATACAGATCGCCCTTCCCGACCAGTACATCTCCATCCATCGCTGTCGTTCCAGCCACTTCAATGATATTACCTACCCGTACTGCCCGGGAGTATCCCACAATGTCCTCCCAGGGTGACC from Chitinophagaceae bacterium encodes the following:
- a CDS encoding RidA family protein, with the protein product MRSTFSSGSPWEDIVGYSRAVRVGNIIEVAGTTAMDGDVLVGKGDLYAQTVYIFKKIEKVLLEAGASLSDVVRTRMFVTSISQWEEAGRAHGEFFRDIKPVATMVEVSNLIDKELLIEIEVTAVVDKP